The DNA window GGTTTACGGTCGGCCTGTCAAGCCCCCATCGATAGACGTGGGGAGAGGAGGGGAGGGAACGCGCGAATGGCTATACTTATGCGTTCCCGCGATATCGGACGAGAGAATGCACGCTGACATCAATGGCGTAAAGCTGTATTACGAGACACATGGCCCGAACGGCAATCGGCCGCCGCTCGTGCTGCTCCATGGCGGCGTGGGCGGCATCGAGATGTTCGGACCGAACCTGCCCGCGCTCGCGCAGAAACACCACGTGATTGCGATCGATCTCGAGTCACATGGCCGAAGCGGCGACGTAGATCGGCCTCTTCGTTATGAAACGATGGCCGACGGCGTCGCCGCGCTCGTGCGACAGCTCGGCTTCGCTCGGGCCGACGTCATCGGCTATTCGTTAGGCGGCGGCGTCGCCCAGCAGACGGCCTTTCGCCATCCAGAGCTGGTCCGAAAGCTCATCGTGATCTCGAGCCCCTTCCGGCGCGACGCGTTCTATCCGGAGATCCTCGCCATCTTCGATCAGATGAACGGCTCCTTCGGGGCCGGCATGAAGCAGTCACCCTTGTCCAAGCTGTATCCGGAGGTGAACTGGGAGCGGCTCTTCACCAAGCTCGGCGACCTCCAGCGGCAGAACTTCGATTGGTCGCGCGACGTCGCGAAGCTCCGCGCACAAACGATGCTCATCTTCGCCGATGCCGACACCTATCGCCCCGAGCATATCGCGGAGTTCTACAAGCTCCTCGGCGGCGGGCAGCGCGACGCAGGCATGGACGGCTCGCTCCGGCCGGAGCACCAGCTCGCGATCATCCCGAACACGACGCATTACAGCTTGCTCGCGACGCCGGCGGCTGCTGCGCTCATCGAGCCGTTCATCAACGCCTCGTGAGCGAGCGGTACGACGTTTCCAACCGTGGGCTCACCGCGCTCCCCGACGAGATTCGTGAACTGAGCGAGTTGCGCGAGCTCTACATCTACGACAACAAGCTCGATACGCTCCCGGACTGGATCGGCGAGCTACGCGAGCTGCGCGTTCTCGATGCAAACCGCAATCGTTTCTCCTCACTCCCCGATTCGATCGGCACGCTCCCGAATCTTTATTATTTGTATATCGCCGATCAGCAGCAGCTCGGCACGCTGCCGGAGTCGATCGGCGGATTATCGTCGCTTGCCTATCTCAACGCGAGTCACGACGCGCTGACGACGATCCCCGCAGCGCTCGGCGCGATCGCGACGCTCGTCGAGCTGCGCCTGGACGACAACACACTCCGCGAGATCCCCGCCGGGCTGCGCCGGCTGCGCAAGCTGCGCGAGCTGCACCTAACGAGCAACCAGATCGCCGAGCTCCCCGAATGGATCGGTGAGGTGACGTCGCTCCGGCGACTGGCGCTGCGGAACAACAAGTTGCGTTCGCTGCCCGAGTCGATCGGCGCGCTCGTGAACCTGCGCGATCTCGACCTGCGCGGCAACGATCTGCGCACGCTCCCCGACTCGATCGGGGAATTATCGTCGCTCGAGCGACTCGACCTGAGATGGAACGCGATCGCGGGCGCGCCCTCGTGGCTCACGACCCTGCACGCGCGAGGTTGCACGGTGTGGCGATAAGGATGACAGTCCAGCCCCTATCCCCTGGCCCCTCTCGTTGAACATCGCTCGGCGCCGCGCGCGATGACCGCTGCTCTCGGTTGGCCGATGGCGTCGAGACCCGAATTCGACAGCACGACGATCGTGATGCCGTTCTCGAGGATCCGCACCGTGCTGCTCTGACCGACGCGCACGTCGTAGCCGGACTGCCATACCTCGCGTCGGCGGCGACCCTGCATGTACACGCGCGCACCGTACGAGTAATAGATGTCGTCGTTGCCTTCGTGGCGGACGAACACCTTGCCTCGTTCGAGCGCCTCGCGTGAGGCTGCCGAGAGAATGCGTCCGGTGCGCAGCACATGCGACCATCGGAGCAGGTCGGCGGCGGTGCTGACGAGTCCCGTCGCACCGCGATCCGCCCAATCGACTGGCGTCACGCCGGCGACGCACGGCGGCGGCGTGTCGGGATCCGCGGAGGGCGCGAGCTTCACGTTAGGCGCCACACGTCCGCAGAATCCAGTATGCGATAGACCCGCCGGAATCAGCAACGCGCGTTCGACGAATGCCTCGTACGGCCTCCCGCTCACAACCTCGATGATCGCCGCGAGGACATTGTAGTCCTCGTCTTCGTAGTGATACGCCGTGCCCGGCGCGTGGTCGAGCGGCTCGGAGAGAATGGCTTGCATCGCCTCGCCTCGGTCGCCGATGCCATTGGCGACGCCAGACGCGGCGATACCGGACGTGTGTGTGAGTAATTGCTCGACCGTGATCGTCCGCGCGCGTCGCGGCGCCGATCGGAAGAAACGGTAGATCGAATCGGACAGCGCGAGCTTGCCCTCGTCGACGAGACGCAGCACGGCCGCGGCCGTGAACTGCTTCGTCGTCGACGCGATCCAGAAGGCGTTGTCCCGAGCGACGTGTCCGTAGGCGCGATTCAGCAGAACCTTCCCGGATCGGTCGATGAGCACGACGCCCGACAACCCCCCTGAGTCCGCCTCGCGTCGAAGCCATCGGTCGATCGCTGTGGGATCGATCGTACATTGCTGCGCGGCATCGGAAGTGCCAGACGCGAGCCCGAATGCAATCAGGGCGGTGAGCGCGAGAAGGCGAGTCACAATGTTCTGAGACACTCCCAGATGATCGATGGATTGTTGGAGGCAGTTTACGGATTATGAGACTTCGACAGCGAGACCTCTATCAACAGCTGCGCGAGAAGGAAGCAGCCGCCCGCGACCGCATCGCCAGTATGGTTCGGCCGCTCGACCGCGAGAAGCTGAACGAACATCCCGAGCCGAATGGCTGGAGCGTTGGCCAAGTGCTCGAGCATCTCTGTTTGGCCGACGAGCTCTACGCCCCTCGGCTTACCAAATTGCTGGCGAGCTCTCCACCTGACGCCGGGGCGGCCGCGCGCGAGTGGAAATCGTCGCTCATAGGCGGATGGATTGCCTCCAGCCTCGAGAATCCGAAGCCGATCAAGCGCGGGCCGCCCGCCTTCCGGCCCGGCCCCACACCGCGCAACGGCGTCGTCCAGGCCTTCATCGATGGCGAGACGCGGTTCCTGCGGGCGGCGGACGATGCCCTCTCGTACGACTGGAAGGCCCTGCGCATCAAATCACCGGCGCTCCCCAACTGGGCGCCGTCGATGAACCTCGGCGACGGCTTTCGTATTCACGTCGTCCACATCACGCGGCACGCGAGCCAGATCGAGCGGTTGATTCAGAAACTCTAATCAAACGGACGCTCCGAACAGACGCCCGACGAGCGCCGACACGCCCATCGCGAGCGCTCCCCAGAAGGCAACGCGAATCGCGCCGCGGGCGACGCCTGCTCCGCCGACCCTCGCCGCGAGTGCGCCGAGGACGGCCAGCAGGACGAGAGCGCTTGCGGTGACGAGTCGAGCCACGAGCGGCGCCGGCGAGAATGCCGCGACCAGAACCGGAAGCAATGCGCCCGACGCGAATGTCACCGCCGAGGTGAACGCCGCCTGGAGCGGCCGCGCGGCGGTCACCTCGGACAGTCCGAGCTCGTCGCGGGCGTGGGCAGCAAGTGCGTCGCGCTCCATCAGTTGGGTTGCGACCTGCTTTGCCAACTCGGGCGTCAGACCGCGGCCAACATAGATCCCGGCCAGCTCGGCATGCTCGGCTGCCGGGTCGGCCGCAAGCTCGGCCCGCTCCCGTGAAAGATCGGCATTCTCGGTGTCGGCCTGGGAGCTCACGGACACGTATTCACCTGCCGCCATCGACATTGCGCCCGCGACGAGCCCCGCGATCCCGGCGACCAGGATTCCGCTACTGCCCGTACCTGCCGCCGCGACACCGACGACGAGACTCGCCGTCGAGATGAGACCGTCGTTGGCGCCCAGCACGGCAGCGCGAAGCCAGCCAATGTGGGCGGTGCGGTGTCGTTCGACGTGCATTGACACTCTCGTTTGGTGAAGGTTCACTTAAGGGCGCGTTCTCGTGTTTAGTGATGTCCTACCTCTCCCTCCCTCGGAAGGCCCCCGACAATGCACGGTCAATTCGTGTGGTACGAGCTTACGACGCCCGATACCGACGCTGCGCGAAAGTTCTATCCAGCGATCGCCGGGTGGGGAACGCAGCAGTTCGACAAGGATTACGCGATGTGGACGAACGGAGGCGTTCCGTTCGCGGGACTCTTCCGGCTCGGTCCCGACATGCGTGAGCAGGGCGTGCCGCCCAACTGGATGCCGTACGTCGAGAGCAACAACGTCGACGAAACCGCGCGCCTGGCGACGTCGCTCGGTGGGAAGGTCGTGCATGGTCCGGAAGACATACCGAACACGGGCCGCTTCGCGGTGGTGCAGGATCCGCAGGGTGCGACCTTCGGCGTGTACAAGTCGACGCGTCCATCGCAGTCCTGGAATGGGACGCCTGCGCTCGGCCGCTTCTCCTGGCACGAGTTGATGACGACGGATTACCAACGCGCATTCGAGTTTTATAAGAAACTGTTTGGGTGGGAGAAGACGGGTGAGATGGACATGGGCGGCGGCCAGATGTACGCGATGTACGGCAAGGGTGGGAAGCCGTACGGCGGCATGTTCAACCGCCATGGAGACATGATGAGCATGCCGCCCTTCTGGCTGTGTTACATCTATGTGAAAGATGTGAAGAAGGCGGTTGATGCGGCGGTGAAGGGAGGCGCGAAGGTGCAGCGTCCGCCGATGGAGATTCCTGGCGGCGGGACGATCGCGATTCTCGGCGACCCACAGGGCGCGGCCTTCGCGTTGCACGCCGATACGTCCGCAGCGACGGCGAAGCCGGCCGCGACGAAGACTGCGACCAAGACTGCGGCGAAGCCGGCCGCGAAGAAGGCATCGAAGAAGACAGTCGCGAAGCGCCCGAAGGCGAAGAAGGCTGCGGCCAAGAAGCGCTCGGCCGGGAAGAAAAGGCCGGCGGCGAAGAAGCGATCAGGAGCCAAGAAGCGCCCAGCGGCTAAGAAGCGTCCCGTGGCCAAGAAGCGCTCGGCGGCGAAGAAGAGACGTCGTCGTTAGGCGTTCTGTCCGCCCCTATTAGCTTCGTTGCGGCGGTAGAGATCTACTGTTGAAACGCGGACAAGGCCGTCGTGTCCGGCCCTGTCCGCGTTCACGCCTGTTGATCTCTATGCCGCGCTAGCGCCCGCTGGGGTCGGAGAGGCCAAATCCATCCTGACGTGCGTCGAGAATGTGCGTACAGACTCGTCTACGCGGTGTCGATTACCAAGTCAAACGACTCGGGAGGCCGGACCTCAGTAAAGTAGAATGCCTCGGCTCCATCCCATCGGCGATGCCAGGCCTCGAGGAAGTCCTGCTGTTCTCTCGCGGCGAGGCGCTGATGGCGAACCGGCGCCGGCGCGTCGATCAGGACGGCAAGATCGATGAGATCGGCGAGCTCGGGCCGCGCAGAGTACGCACCTTCGAGGATGACGAGGGGCGCCGGCTCGCGGCGCGCCGCCGTCGCGCACATCGGATACGATCCGTCGGGTCGCTCGCCAGCCGCGAAATCGAACGGGTACCACATCCCCGGTCGACCAGCACGCAGGGGTTCGAGCGCTAACTGGCGAAGCCGTTGCCAGTCGAGCGCGTCTCGCGCGCGCTCCGCCGCGGACCGTACGTCCCAATCGGCCGCCGACAGTTTGGCGCTGAAGAAATCGTCCGTCGGGACGATGGTGGCGACGGTATGCGCGGCAAGCTCCCTTGCCAGTGTCGACTTGCCCGAGCCGCTCGGACCATCGAACGCGATCACGATCGGTGTCTTGCAAGCATTGAGCATGTGCCCAACACGTGAGAGCAGCTTGTCGTTCATTGCTCTTGCGGTCGTGACTAAATCAGCGGAGTGGCGCGCAGATCTTGTCGCCGTGGATGATTGGGCCGATGCGCTCGACCAGCAATGCTCCTTCTCCCTGTCGGACAAGAAATTGTTCAGTGTTGCCGGAGCCCACGCGGCAGCGACGGGCACCGCTGCCAATTACCTCAGTCCAGTCCGATACCAGCTGGACGATTACACCCGCGGAGTCTGGTCGCCAGCGGGTGAACTGGAACACGACCGTGTCGTCGCCAGCGGGACGGCGTTCGGAGGCAGGGACTCCAGCGCGCACGAGTGCTGCGCGGAGCTCCGGTGAGAAACTACTAACGGGCGTCCAGAGCCACGTCACCCGCTTGACAGGCAAAGTCGCCGCTCCCCACACAGTGCGTATGATCGCGGCGCTGTCGAGCTGGCCGTGAATACCGCGGAGCGGCAGCCAGGCGAGCATCGCCGCGAAAAAGACTCTTCCCGTCATCGATTGCCGACGAGCTGCGGTCGTCGTTCCGATTGACTCAAGC is part of the Gemmatimonadaceae bacterium genome and encodes:
- a CDS encoding alpha/beta hydrolase, with protein sequence MHADINGVKLYYETHGPNGNRPPLVLLHGGVGGIEMFGPNLPALAQKHHVIAIDLESHGRSGDVDRPLRYETMADGVAALVRQLGFARADVIGYSLGGGVAQQTAFRHPELVRKLIVISSPFRRDAFYPEILAIFDQMNGSFGAGMKQSPLSKLYPEVNWERLFTKLGDLQRQNFDWSRDVAKLRAQTMLIFADADTYRPEHIAEFYKLLGGGQRDAGMDGSLRPEHQLAIIPNTTHYSLLATPAAAALIEPFINAS
- a CDS encoding leucine-rich repeat domain-containing protein, which produces MSERYDVSNRGLTALPDEIRELSELRELYIYDNKLDTLPDWIGELRELRVLDANRNRFSSLPDSIGTLPNLYYLYIADQQQLGTLPESIGGLSSLAYLNASHDALTTIPAALGAIATLVELRLDDNTLREIPAGLRRLRKLRELHLTSNQIAELPEWIGEVTSLRRLALRNNKLRSLPESIGALVNLRDLDLRGNDLRTLPDSIGELSSLERLDLRWNAIAGAPSWLTTLHARGCTVWR
- a CDS encoding serine hydrolase domain-containing protein; translation: MTRLLALTALIAFGLASGTSDAAQQCTIDPTAIDRWLRREADSGGLSGVVLIDRSGKVLLNRAYGHVARDNAFWIASTTKQFTAAAVLRLVDEGKLALSDSIYRFFRSAPRRARTITVEQLLTHTSGIAASGVANGIGDRGEAMQAILSEPLDHAPGTAYHYEDEDYNVLAAIIEVVSGRPYEAFVERALLIPAGLSHTGFCGRVAPNVKLAPSADPDTPPPCVAGVTPVDWADRGATGLVSTAADLLRWSHVLRTGRILSAASREALERGKVFVRHEGNDDIYYSYGARVYMQGRRRREVWQSGYDVRVGQSSTVRILENGITIVVLSNSGLDAIGQPRAAVIARGAERCSTRGARG
- a CDS encoding DinB family protein, giving the protein MRLRQRDLYQQLREKEAAARDRIASMVRPLDREKLNEHPEPNGWSVGQVLEHLCLADELYAPRLTKLLASSPPDAGAAAREWKSSLIGGWIASSLENPKPIKRGPPAFRPGPTPRNGVVQAFIDGETRFLRAADDALSYDWKALRIKSPALPNWAPSMNLGDGFRIHVVHITRHASQIERLIQKL
- a CDS encoding VIT family protein; the encoded protein is MHVERHRTAHIGWLRAAVLGANDGLISTASLVVGVAAAGTGSSGILVAGIAGLVAGAMSMAAGEYVSVSSQADTENADLSRERAELAADPAAEHAELAGIYVGRGLTPELAKQVATQLMERDALAAHARDELGLSEVTAARPLQAAFTSAVTFASGALLPVLVAAFSPAPLVARLVTASALVLLAVLGALAARVGGAGVARGAIRVAFWGALAMGVSALVGRLFGASV
- a CDS encoding VOC family protein — its product is MHGQFVWYELTTPDTDAARKFYPAIAGWGTQQFDKDYAMWTNGGVPFAGLFRLGPDMREQGVPPNWMPYVESNNVDETARLATSLGGKVVHGPEDIPNTGRFAVVQDPQGATFGVYKSTRPSQSWNGTPALGRFSWHELMTTDYQRAFEFYKKLFGWEKTGEMDMGGGQMYAMYGKGGKPYGGMFNRHGDMMSMPPFWLCYIYVKDVKKAVDAAVKGGAKVQRPPMEIPGGGTIAILGDPQGAAFALHADTSAATAKPAATKTATKTAAKPAAKKASKKTVAKRPKAKKAAAKKRSAGKKRPAAKKRSGAKKRPAAKKRPVAKKRSAAKKRRRR
- a CDS encoding AAA family ATPase, with amino-acid sequence MNDKLLSRVGHMLNACKTPIVIAFDGPSGSGKSTLARELAAHTVATIVPTDDFFSAKLSAADWDVRSAAERARDALDWQRLRQLALEPLRAGRPGMWYPFDFAAGERPDGSYPMCATAARREPAPLVILEGAYSARPELADLIDLAVLIDAPAPVRHQRLAAREQQDFLEAWHRRWDGAEAFYFTEVRPPESFDLVIDTA